AGCGGCTGATGATCTCCTCGGCCACGGGATCGAAGCTGTCCAGCTCGAACTCGTCCATGGTCTCGATCAGCGCCCGCCCGCCGGCGTCGTTGCAGGCGGACTGGGCGTAGAAGTCGCTCACCACCTCGTGGGGCAGCCGCACGTTGGCGCGGATCATCTTGAGCAGGATGGGGTCGGGCTCGCCCGCGTGGAAGAGCTTCATGATGGGAATGCGCAGCCCTTCCTCGAAGACCTCGCGCGCCTCGGCGGAAAGGATGCGGCCGCCGATGTCCGCGGCGTGGCAGGTGTTGGCGAAGAACGCCACGAGCTGCCCGCGGCGGAAGATGGGCGTGGTGATGGTGATGTCGTTGACGTGCCCGGCGGTCTGCCACGGGTCGTTGGTGATGAGCACGTCGCCGGGCGCCAGGGTATCGGCGGGGAACTCTCGCAGAAAGTGCCCCATGGACGTGGCCATGGCGTTGATGTGCCCTGGGGTGCCGCTGACCGACTGGGCCACCATCCGGCCCTTAGTGTCGAACAGGCCGCAGGCCAGGTCCTGGCTCTCCCGCACGATGGTGCTGAAGGCCGTGCGCATGAGCGCGTCCTGCTGCTCGTTGGCCACGGAGAGGAGTCGGTTCCAGATGACTTCGAGGGTGACGGGATCGATGGCGGCTTGGCTCATGGGAGAAGCTCCATGACGGCAGGTTACGGGATTACGAGTAATCGAACTCTACGATCACGTTCAGATGGTCGTCAACCCGCGCGCGGGCGCGGGCCGTCACCACCAAGGTGGACTCCCGTTCCTCCACGATGGCGGGGCCCGGGAAGGCCATGCCCGGCGTCAGCGCGTAGCGGTCGTACACCGCGGTGTCGACGAATTCGCCCCGGCGCGCGGAATACACCGGGCGCGTGCCCTTTTGGGCGTCGCTGCCGGCGACCCGTCCGCGCGGGGTCGAGAAGTCGAGCGGCTGCTCCGGCCCGCGCGCCACCACGCGCCAGTTGATCACCTCCACCACGACGTCCGGCACGGTGCGCCCATACATCTGCTCGTAGGTGCGCTCGAAGGCTCCGGTGATGGCGCCGAGGTGGCTCGCGTCGAGGACCCCGTCGGGGATGGGCACGGACACCTCGTGCCCCTGGCCGGTGTAGCGCATGTCGGCGGTACGCTCGTAGACGATCTCGTCCGGTGCCAGTCCCGACTGCTCCAGGATGGCACGCCCCTCCGCGCACATGCCGTCGAACATCCCGTTGACAAAGGACCAGTCCAACTCGTCCAGCAGGCTGTAGGCGCTACGCACGAAGTCGAAGGCCAGCGGCGCCGCCAACAGGCCGAAGGTGGAGCCCACCCCCGCGCCCATGGGCGAGATCAGCGTGGGCAGGTGCAGCAGCTCGGCCACGTGGCAGCCGTGCACCGGGCCGGCGCCGCCGAAGGCGTACATGGGCAGCTCCCGCGGATCCTTGCCGCGCTCTCCCAGGTGCGCGCGAGCGGCGTTGGCCATGTTCTCGTTGACGATCTGGTGGATGCCCCAGGCCACCTCCTCCACGCGCATGCCGAGCCTTTCGGCGAGCTCGCCCAACACCTTGCGCGCCGCGTCCACGTCGAGCTTCATCTCGCCGCCGAGGAAGTAGTCGGGATCGAAGTAGCCCAGGATCAGGTTGGCGTCGGTGACGGTGGCGCCCGTGCCGCCGCGGCCGTAGCACGCCGGGCCGGGCTCCGCCCCGGCGCTGTCGGGTCCGACTTTCAGAAGACCGAGCGCGTCCACCCGGGCGATGCTGCCGCCGCCGGCCCCGATCTCGATCATGTCGATGACCGGTATCTTGATGGGCAGGCCGCTGCCCTTGCGGAAGCGGTAGACCCGGTCCACCTCGAACTCCCGGGCCTTGAGCGGGTAGCCGTTCTCCACCGCGCACAGCTTGGCGGTGGTGCCGCCCATGTCGAAGGAAAGGAGATCGGGATAGCCCGCGCGCTGTCCCAGCGCGGCCGCCGCCAGCGCCCCCGCCGCCGGCCCCGACTCGAGCATCCGCACCGGGAACCGGGCGGCCGTCTCCGGGGTGCCGATGCCGCCGCTCGAAAGCATCACGAAGAAGCTGCCGGAGAACCCGAGGCCGTCCAGCCGCTGTTGCAGTTCCTGGAGATAGGCGGCCACGCGCTCCTGCACGTAGACGTTGGCGGCGGTGGTACTGGTGCGCTGGAACTCGCGGATCTCGGGCACCACGTCGGCGCTCACGGACACGCGGATATCCGGCGCCACCTCGGCGATGAGCTCCCGCGTGCGGCGCTCGTGGACGGCGTTGCGGAAGCTGTTGAGGTAGCACACCGCTATCGCCCGGACGCCCTTGTCCCGGAGCTCCGCCACCAGGCTCCGCACGAAGTCCTCATCCAGGGGCTTGAGCACGGTTCCGTCCGCGACCACCCGCTCCGGCACGTCGAAGCGCAGGTAGCGCGGCACCAGCGGCCTGGGCAACTCGAGATCGAGGTCGTAGAGCTCGTAGCGGTGCTCGCGGCCGATCTCCAGCGCGTCCCGGAAACCCTCGGTGGTAAGCAGCGCGGTCAGGGCGCCCTTGCGCTCGATCAGGGCGTTGGTGACGAGCGTGGTGCCGTGCACCACCGTGCCCTTCCCGGCGCGGTCCACGATGCCGGTCTCCAGCCCCTCGCGCAGCGCCGTTTCCACCGCCACGCTCGGGTCTCCGTGAGTGGTCAGGGTCTTGCCGATGAAGGAGGTGCCATCATCCCCCACCAGGAGCAGGTCCGTGAAGGTTCCGCCGATGTCAACGCCGACGCGATACATGGACTACTGGGCGAACAGGTCCATCAGGGCATCCGTCTGGTCCGCCGCCGCGGGCCGCAGCAACGGAATCTTGACGCCCGCGTCGCGGTACTGCTGGACGCGCGCCATGACCTCGTCCGGGGTGCCGCTGGCGGTCATTCCCTCCACGTAGGAGTCCGGGATGGCCTTGATGAGCGCTTCCATGCCGCCCTCGGCGTGGGCCTTCTCGAAGGTCGGGATGTCTTCCTCGTGGATGTAGGGCTCGCCCACCTTCATCTTGGGACGGGCGATGAACGGGAGCTGGACGGGATCGAGCTTGGTGGCCACCTCCCAGCGGATGGCGTCCAGGGCCTTCTGGTGGTCGTCGGCGATGGAGCAGTTGATCAACTGGGCCACCTCGAACTTGGAGAAGTCGCGACCCGCCTCTTCGGCCGCGTCCTTGATGATCTTGAGGGCGTTGGCGGTGTATTCCGGCGAACACACCGCGTTCAGCACCACGCCGTCGCCGATCTGGCCGGCGAGCCGCAGGCCCGGGCGCGCGGTGGCCGGGATGTAGAGGGGGATGTTCGTGCGCAAGGGCTTCCAGCCGATGCCGACGTTCTTGAACTTGACGAACTGGCCTTCGTAGTCCACCTTCTCGCCGGTGAAGAGCAAGCGCATGGACTCGATGTATTCCTTGAGCACCTGAGGGGGATCCTGGTGCTCCATGGCGTGGACCCGGGCTTGGCTTCGCGGGCAGGCGCCCGGTGCCAAGGTGATGCGCCCGCCGGTCATCTCGTCCAGCGTCATCAGCGACTGCGCCATGCAGATGGGCGTGCGCAGGCGGACGATCTGGGTGGCCCCCAGCGTCACCTTCGAGGTGGCCAGGCCCATGGCCGACATGGCCGACACCGAGTCGCGCATGAGCTCGATGGTCTCCGAGAAGAAGCCCATCTCGAAACCCTTTTCCTCCGCGCGCCGCATGAGATCGGCGATTTCCCGGACGTTGGTGAACTTCCCGTACCCCAGTGCGAAACCGACTCTGGCCATGACCTCTCCTGACTTGTTGAACGCAACCGCCCCCGGCGCTTCTTGTTCCGGTGAGCGTGCCCGTGCGCGGCAAAGACGCGACGCCGCTACCGACGACCCGACGGTCCTGCGCTTCGAGCTCCGGTCGATTCAGAGAAAAGCGAGCGGGTGTTGCGGTGTGCCTGAAGAAAAAGTGATTTGTATCCGACCGGTTGCGGTTCGTCAAGGAACGGGTGCGCCGCACACGTTGCGGCGCACCCGTCGATTACGTAAGCTTTGGCGCACCATGGTGGGGCTGGACATCGACGGCGTGGTGGCCGACTTTCTCTCTCCTTTTCTGGTGCGTCTGGAAAAGCGCGTCGGCAAGGGGCCGATCCCGGCGGACTCCCTCCGCAGCGTGCGCCTTTCGGCGCATCCGGTCTTGACCGAGGAGGCCGTGAGGGACTGCTCCGACGCCGTGCGCCGGGACCCCGGGTTTTGGGACGGACTGGATTCGCTGCTGAGCGACGAGCAGTGGCTGCGGCTGGAGCAACTGAACCAGCGCGGGTTGCTTTCGTTCATCACGCACAGGACCGGCCACGAAAGCTGGGACATCCACGCGGTCACCTCGGAATGGTTCCGGCGGCACGGCATCACCAACCCCGACGTGCATCTGGTGGAGAAGGAGAAGTCGGCGGTGGTGGACAGGCTCGGAGTGAAGCTGTTCGTCGATGACAACTACGAGAACTGCCAGGACGTGGCCGAGAATACGAACGCCCGGGTGCTGATGCCGCACCATCCCTACAACCGGTCGTTTTCGCATCCCGGCGTGATGCGGGTCATGCATTTCAACCAGGTCTTCACCGAGATCGAGCGCTGCCTGGAACCACGGGCGCCGACCTCGGTCTGAGGACAGACAGTAGCGGAGGCTCATCATGTACGGTTGGCGCGCGCGTGTAGGCCATGTGGCTCCGTCCCGCGGGGACACCCTCGTCTATGAATTCTATCGAATGCTGCCCGCGGGGTTCCAGTTGCTCAACAGCACCGGCACCATCCGGCAACTGGTGGACGCCGACTTCGAGCGTCAGCTCGAGCGCATCGAGGAAGCCGCCCTGGACCTGGTGGACAACGGCTGCGACGTGGTGATCCTGGGGGGCTCGCCGCTCTTCACCAAGCTGGGCCACGGCAGCGACATCGAGATGGGGCGCAGGCTCACCGAGAAGACCGGCGTTCCCGTCACAGCGGGCATCACCGGCGAGGTGGAAGCCCTCAAGGCCATGGGACTCCGCAGCCTGGTGGTGGCCACGCCGCACGAGGACGACCTGAACGCGCGCATGAAGGCGTTCCTGGAGGCCTCCGGCTTCGAGGTGCTGCAGATCGAGGGCTACGGCGTGCGCAAGAACTCCGCCATCTCGGACCTGCCCGTGCACGCCTCCTACAAGATCGCCAAGCGCCTCTACGAGAAGGCGCCGGAGGCCGACGGCATCTTCATCCCGTGCCCGCGCTGGCCCACCATCGAGGACGTGGAGATCCTGGAGCACGAGATCGGCAAGCCCGTGGTGACCAGTTGCCAAGCCTACATCTGGTACGCGCTGAAGCTGATCCGCATCAGGGAAAGCGTGGCGGGCTACGGGCGCTTGATGGGCAGTCTGGCGGCGTGAACGCGGGTCCGGCGCTTACGGCGTCGACACAAATCCCCCCTCCCGAGCCATCTCGATGGCCATCCTGTACGGCACCACGGTGACCTTCCCAACCTTCTGAACCGTGTCGCCGCGGTACACCCCGAAGGCCTGCTCGATGTCACCGGCCCGCAGGAGCACATTCAGGCCTTTGTTGAACTTCTCCTGCCAAGCAGTGGACGACTTGATTTCGAACCCCGCCGCCCGTTCCCCCCTCTTCCAGATCAGGTCCACTTCGTTGCCTGCTTCCGTGCGCCAGTAGAAGAACTGAGCACCATGAGACAGCCACGAATTCAGCGCCCTGAATTCATTCAGCACGAACGATTCGAACAGGGCTCCCGTTTCGACCGCCGACGGTTCGTCCCGATGCCGGCCCAGAAGGGCCCGCTGCACTCCGCAATCGAACAGGTAGAACTTGGCATGAGCCACTTCCTTGACCTTGGCCTTGTTGCGGTACGCAGGCAGGTACCAGCCAAGCAACGTATCTTCCAGGATGCTGAAGTAGCCTTGGACCGTGCTCCGAGCGACCCCCACATCCCGCGCGATGTTCGCGATGTTCAGCAATTGCCCGCTCATCAGGCCGGCCACGGACAGCAACCGGTAAAAGCTGTCAAGATTCCTGACGAGCGCTTCCTGCTGTATCTCTTCCTTCAAATAGGTTTCCACGTAGGCGTCCAGAAACTCGACCTTGTCGGTTCGGACGGGTGACGTCACGCTCAAGGGCAACTGCCCGTAACGCAGAACGTCCTGCAAGCTCACCTCTTCGCCAACCTCGAGAACGCTTAGCGGAAACATCCTCTTCAGCAGAGCCCGTCCGGCCAGCATGTTCGCGTGGGAACGCTTGAGCTTTCTGGCACTTGACCCGGAAAGAGCAAACCGATAACCGTGCCCGCTCTCGAACAACAGGGAATGGACCTCGTCAAGCAATTCCGGCAGTTTCTGCACCTCGTCGATGATGATCCAGGGTTGATCCTCCCGCAACGCGGCCACCTCGTGAGCGAGAATGGACGGGTCCCGCTTGTATCGAAGATACTCGCTGGACTTGAGGAGATTGATGCTCAAGGCGGCGTGGCCAAGACGTTGCTCGAGCCAAACCGATTTCCCGGTCCCCCGGGGCCCGAACAGGAAGAAACTCCTTTCGGGCAGGTCGAGAATACGAGGATACATGTCGATGATTCCGTTATTTTCACCGTAAATATGACGGAACAACCGACAGGTGTCAAGTGCTCCATGCCCTCGAAGCCTCGACTCCTTCCGGGCTTGTCAAAGTCACTTGGGTCATGGTATGCGCGCGTGACACATCCCAATGGAACAGCTCGTTCATCACCCCTCGGTGGACATTCACGCCCACCCGGGCCGTTTTCACCGGGACAATACCGGTCTGGAGCAGCGTGTCCTGGAAATGAGCAAGGGCGGGCTCAGCGCCGCCTTCTTCTGCGTGAGCACGGACAGGGCTGTCATCCGCCGGGACCGGGAGACCGGCAGGATCCGGGCGCAGCGACCGTTTGAGCCCGGAGAGTCGTATCGGGATACCTACGCCCGTTTCGCCGTGCTTGACCCGTGGTTCGCCGAAGGCCGCCTGTTGCGGGGGTTGCGTCCCGCCGACGTCCTGCGCGCCAAACGAATAGGCCGGCCTTGCGCCATCCTCGCCGCGGAAGGCGCCGACTTCCTGGAGCAACGCCTCGACCGCGTCAAAGAGGCTCACGAGCGGGGACTACGCTCCATCCAGCTCGTGCACTACAACATCAACGCCGTCGCGGACATCCAGACCGAAGAGCCCCGGCACCACGGCTTGACCCCGTTCGGGGCGCAGGTCATCCGGGAGATGAACCGCCTGGGCTTGATCGTGGACGTGGCGCACGCCACGGAACAGGTGACACGTGACGTCGTGGACATCACCACCGGACCGATCATGCTGAGCCACACCGCGCTGCGCCGCACGCCGCGCAAGTACACGCGATTCATCTACGCCGAGCACGCGCGGCTCATCGCCTCCACGGGCGGCGTCATCGGCGTCTGGCCCGCCGGCCGCGGCGGCCTGGAAGGGTGGACCCGGCGTTTCAGGCAACTCGCCGACCTCGTCGGCCCCGAGCACCTCGCCGTGGGCACGGACATGGACGGCCTGCGCAACACGGCCTTCAACAGCTACGCCGAGCTGCCGGACCTCGCTGCCGCGCTGCTAACGGCGGGGTTCTCGAAGAGCGAGGCGGCGGGTATCCTGGGTGGCAACTTTATGCGGATGTTTCGGAAGGTGGCGGAGGCGCCTTGATGGCGCTCGGCGGAACGAGGCTTTCCCAGTAATCCTCCGGCAACACCGGACCGACGACGCCGATCGGCATCATCCCAGCTCCAGCTTGTAGAACCGCCGCGCATTGCCGCCCAGCAGCGCCGCCCTCTCGTCCTGGGTGATGGAGTCGTTGTTCTTGATGGCGTCCACCCGGCCCCAGTCCATGTCGCTGTGGGGGTAGTCGCTGGCGTACATCAGCGAGCCGGCGCCTACCTGGTCGATGACGGCGCGGAGGTTCTCGTCGTCCTCGAAGCCCGACAGGATGCGGCCGGAGCGGATGTCCTCCATGGGTTCCCGGATGCTCTCCGGGAGGGTGTAGGGCGCCCTGCCCCAGTTGCCCTCGTGCCGCCCGTCGCCCCGCGGTCCGCGGACGTGCTCAATGTGCTTTCCCACCCACCAGGCCCAGTACGGGAACCAGGTGGCGCCGATCTCCAGGAAGGCGCAGCGCAGGTTGGGGTAGCGCGCGAGGATGCCCATGCGCACCACCGACATCATGCCCACCATCATGGAGAACGGCATGGCGGTGACGTGGGTGGAGAAGAAGTCGGTGAAGCAGTCGGCCCACGGGGTGTCGTGCATGCCGGTGACGGCGTGGAAGCCGATGGGGGTGTCGAGCTCGTCCACGGCGGCGAAGAACGGTTCGTACTCGGGGGAATGCAGCGGCCGGTTTCCGGCCATGCCGGGCAGCAGCACCCCGGCGAGACCCAGTTCCCGCACCGCCCTCCTGGCCTCTTCGGCGGCGCCGGCCGGGTCCTGGATCGGCACCAT
The DNA window shown above is from Deltaproteobacteria bacterium and carries:
- a CDS encoding amidohydrolase family protein: MQTIDSDGHLHEPFDLFDRHIEKEFHALRPRVVDLRDEARDQGRWVAEGRVVPRIPFSRGVGGGGFNYPTPRHKQMKARDNSLDDIPGRLEDLDLMGVDYQVVFPTALVWMFDLENTELAGAVCRAYNNYVAEQCSKAPKRLNAIAMVPIQDPAGAAEEARRAVRELGLAGVLLPGMAGNRPLHSPEYEPFFAAVDELDTPIGFHAVTGMHDTPWADCFTDFFSTHVTAMPFSMMVGMMSVVRMGILARYPNLRCAFLEIGATWFPYWAWWVGKHIEHVRGPRGDGRHEGNWGRAPYTLPESIREPMEDIRSGRILSGFEDDENLRAVIDQVGAGSLMYASDYPHSDMDWGRVDAIKNNDSITQDERAALLGGNARRFYKLELG
- a CDS encoding hydantoinase B/oxoprolinase family protein — its product is MSQAAIDPVTLEVIWNRLLSVANEQQDALMRTAFSTIVRESQDLACGLFDTKGRMVAQSVSGTPGHINAMATSMGHFLREFPADTLAPGDVLITNDPWQTAGHVNDITITTPIFRRGQLVAFFANTCHAADIGGRILSAEAREVFEEGLRIPIMKLFHAGEPDPILLKMIRANVRLPHEVVSDFYAQSACNDAGGRALIETMDEFELDSFDPVAEEIISRSEKAVRAAIAALEDGEWEGETWSDGFEEPIYIKTKLEV
- a CDS encoding hydantoinase/oxoprolinase family protein, translated to MYRVGVDIGGTFTDLLLVGDDGTSFIGKTLTTHGDPSVAVETALREGLETGIVDRAGKGTVVHGTTLVTNALIERKGALTALLTTEGFRDALEIGREHRYELYDLDLELPRPLVPRYLRFDVPERVVADGTVLKPLDEDFVRSLVAELRDKGVRAIAVCYLNSFRNAVHERRTRELIAEVAPDIRVSVSADVVPEIREFQRTSTTAANVYVQERVAAYLQELQQRLDGLGFSGSFFVMLSSGGIGTPETAARFPVRMLESGPAAGALAAAALGQRAGYPDLLSFDMGGTTAKLCAVENGYPLKAREFEVDRVYRFRKGSGLPIKIPVIDMIEIGAGGGSIARVDALGLLKVGPDSAGAEPGPACYGRGGTGATVTDANLILGYFDPDYFLGGEMKLDVDAARKVLGELAERLGMRVEEVAWGIHQIVNENMANAARAHLGERGKDPRELPMYAFGGAGPVHGCHVAELLHLPTLISPMGAGVGSTFGLLAAPLAFDFVRSAYSLLDELDWSFVNGMFDGMCAEGRAILEQSGLAPDEIVYERTADMRYTGQGHEVSVPIPDGVLDASHLGAITGAFERTYEQMYGRTVPDVVVEVINWRVVARGPEQPLDFSTPRGRVAGSDAQKGTRPVYSARRGEFVDTAVYDRYALTPGMAFPGPAIVEERESTLVVTARARARVDDHLNVIVEFDYS
- a CDS encoding membrane dipeptidase, which gives rise to MEQLVHHPSVDIHAHPGRFHRDNTGLEQRVLEMSKGGLSAAFFCVSTDRAVIRRDRETGRIRAQRPFEPGESYRDTYARFAVLDPWFAEGRLLRGLRPADVLRAKRIGRPCAILAAEGADFLEQRLDRVKEAHERGLRSIQLVHYNINAVADIQTEEPRHHGLTPFGAQVIREMNRLGLIVDVAHATEQVTRDVVDITTGPIMLSHTALRRTPRKYTRFIYAEHARLIASTGGVIGVWPAGRGGLEGWTRRFRQLADLVGPEHLAVGTDMDGLRNTAFNSYAELPDLAAALLTAGFSKSEAAGILGGNFMRMFRKVAEAP
- a CDS encoding AAA family ATPase, coding for MYPRILDLPERSFFLFGPRGTGKSVWLEQRLGHAALSINLLKSSEYLRYKRDPSILAHEVAALREDQPWIIIDEVQKLPELLDEVHSLLFESGHGYRFALSGSSARKLKRSHANMLAGRALLKRMFPLSVLEVGEEVSLQDVLRYGQLPLSVTSPVRTDKVEFLDAYVETYLKEEIQQEALVRNLDSFYRLLSVAGLMSGQLLNIANIARDVGVARSTVQGYFSILEDTLLGWYLPAYRNKAKVKEVAHAKFYLFDCGVQRALLGRHRDEPSAVETGALFESFVLNEFRALNSWLSHGAQFFYWRTEAGNEVDLIWKRGERAAGFEIKSSTAWQEKFNKGLNVLLRAGDIEQAFGVYRGDTVQKVGKVTVVPYRMAIEMAREGGFVSTP
- a CDS encoding LLM class flavin-dependent oxidoreductase; translation: MARVGFALGYGKFTNVREIADLMRRAEEKGFEMGFFSETIELMRDSVSAMSAMGLATSKVTLGATQIVRLRTPICMAQSLMTLDEMTGGRITLAPGACPRSQARVHAMEHQDPPQVLKEYIESMRLLFTGEKVDYEGQFVKFKNVGIGWKPLRTNIPLYIPATARPGLRLAGQIGDGVVLNAVCSPEYTANALKIIKDAAEEAGRDFSKFEVAQLINCSIADDHQKALDAIRWEVATKLDPVQLPFIARPKMKVGEPYIHEEDIPTFEKAHAEGGMEALIKAIPDSYVEGMTASGTPDEVMARVQQYRDAGVKIPLLRPAAADQTDALMDLFAQ